The sequence below is a genomic window from Flavobacterium lipolyticum.
CTGTAGTTCTTTAGCCTTTGCTACTAGAGCCATTTTTTTGTTTAAATTGTCATTTTGATCCTTTTTAATGTCTTTGTAAAATGAATTTTTAAAAGCATTAAAATTTCTAACAGCAGTTTTAAACGCAGCCCAGGTTTCTTCATTTACTTCCGAAGGTACTTTACCAGCAGCAAAAAACTCATTTCTAAGCGCTTCTACTTTCTGAATCTGTACCAGCCATTGAGAGTGAGAGTTTACTTTCTCGGTTCCTAAAACTTCAATTTTGGCAATGATCTCTTTTTTAATTTCAAGATTATTTTGTTCGTTTGCTCTTTGGCTTTCGAACAAAACTTCTCTTTTGTCGTGAATTTTTTTAGTCAGTTCACTAAATCTGTTCCAGATCGTATCACGGTGTTCTTTAGAAACCGGTCCGATATCTTCTTTCCAGATTCTGTGTAGATCTTGTAATTCACGGAATGCCTTGCTGATGTCGGTTTCATCAACCAATTCTTCAACACGGGCAACTATTTTTTGTTTTTGTTCCAGATTGTGTTTGAAATCCAAATCTCTCGCCTCACGATCTAAATGCAGGTAATCGTAAAAATTCTCTACATGAAAATGGTAATTGTTCCAAACGTGATTGTATTTGTCTTTCGGAATTGCACCTGCATTCTTCCATCTTTCTCTTAAATCATTAAAATGTTTAAGGGTGTCCTTGATGTTCTCCTGCGGATTGATAAGCTCTTTAAGCTCTTCAACGATGGCAAGTCTGTTGTCTAAATTTGATTTAAGATTAGTTTGTAAATGTTTAAAATGAACATTTCTTTTTTCTCTAAAAACATTATAATACTCGTCGAATTTGGATTTTAAAGGAGAGTGGTATTCGAATTCTTCATTCGGATCTTGTTTGGAAGCATTGAATTCTTCTTTTTTCTCTTCTATAAAGTGATTGTATTGTAATAAAAACGACTTCTTGATTTCTTCGATGTGATCTTTCACAGACATTACTTTGTCTGTATTGATCAGTTTTTTTAGTTCATCAACAAGTGCATCCAAAGAAAAAGTATCATAATCCTGCATAGGAATTTCATGACGCTCTTTAAGCGTCTCATCTTCACTTTCTTCGGCATTCGAATTGGTTATGGCATCTAATGCAGTCTGATGATTGGCTTCGGTAGTTTCAACAGTACTTTCTGATTCAATCTCATCATTCGAAATTGTATTTTTGGTTACTGCATCGGTATCAGCCGTTTCGATTGCATTATTCTCAGTAGAATCGTTAATGTCGATTTCTAATTTTCCGTCTGCTTCTTGCAGGTTATCATTCTTTTCTTCTAACATTTTTAATGTATAAGGTTTTTATTTTAAAGAGAGCGAAAGATAGTAAAGGTGTTTCTAACTACAAAATAAATCGTTTGTTTATACGTTATTTTACAGTGAAATTCTTAATTATTGCTTTAATTTAAAGATATGATAGGGGCTTTTTTG
It includes:
- a CDS encoding DUF349 domain-containing protein encodes the protein MLEEKNDNLQEADGKLEIDINDSTENNAIETADTDAVTKNTISNDEIESESTVETTEANHQTALDAITNSNAEESEDETLKERHEIPMQDYDTFSLDALVDELKKLINTDKVMSVKDHIEEIKKSFLLQYNHFIEEKKEEFNASKQDPNEEFEYHSPLKSKFDEYYNVFREKRNVHFKHLQTNLKSNLDNRLAIVEELKELINPQENIKDTLKHFNDLRERWKNAGAIPKDKYNHVWNNYHFHVENFYDYLHLDREARDLDFKHNLEQKQKIVARVEELVDETDISKAFRELQDLHRIWKEDIGPVSKEHRDTIWNRFSELTKKIHDKREVLFESQRANEQNNLEIKKEIIAKIEVLGTEKVNSHSQWLVQIQKVEALRNEFFAAGKVPSEVNEETWAAFKTAVRNFNAFKNSFYKDIKKDQNDNLNKKMALVAKAKELQESTDFTATTPIMKQIQEEWKQIGHVPKKYSDKIWKEFKDACNHYFDKLKEHKSEENVDEVAAFDNKKAYLDILRAYQLTGDHKTDLDAIKAHIEIWKGYGKVPFARRHIEGKFNKILDALFEKLSLSKKETEMMRFSNRIDSLSDSNDTRKLDNEKIFLMRKIEEVQNEIFQLENNIQFFTNTKNAKKENSIVLEVRKNIAIHKESLEVWKEKLKQLRNLNQE